The following nucleotide sequence is from Halogeometricum borinquense DSM 11551.
TCGAGTCGTCCATCGACCGAGTGCGCGAACAGACCGAGACGACCGCGGACGACATTCGACGCACCCGCGAACGAGTCGTCGATGGGTCCGAGACGGTCACGGAGGCGATGGATGCCATCGAGACCATCGTGGACGACGTAGAGCAGACGTCCGAGGCGGTCCAAGAGATACGCGCGGCCACGGAACGACAAGCCGAGACGGCGACCGAAGTCGTCGGCGTCGTTGCGGACGTTTCCGAGATCAGTGACCGCACGAGTTCGGCCGCCGAAGACGCCGCGGCCACGGCCCAACAACAGACCGCCTCGCTGGTTGCTGTCTCCGACAGCGTCGATTCCCTGGCCGACCGTGCGGACGAGCTTCAGCAGGCACTCGACCGATTCGACGTGACCGGCTCAGTCGTCGTCGCGGACGAATCGTCCCCGGTTCCGGCTGATAACGACCCGTCGGCGCTTCCCGCACACACCGGGTCGGAGAACTCGTCAACCGATGCCGTCTCGGTCCAGTCAGACGGCGGTGACAACCTGAACAGGCCGTCTTGGCGAGTATCTGACGACGAGTGAGGGACGGTGGCCGAGAGGATACTTGTCGCTTCCGTCCGAGTATCCGCCATGGCCTCTCCCGTCCCCACCGAGATCGAACGGTTGCTGACGAGCGAACCGCTGATGGCGCACGTGGCGACGTGTCGGAATGGTCGCCCGCACGCTGCACCCGTCTGGTACCGTTACGAGGATGGTGTCGTCGAACTCGTCACTAGCGGAACGAAACTGCGAAATCTGCGGGAGAACCCTCGCGTCGCGCTCTCGATTCAGAAGGACGAAAACGGCGACGCAAAGTGGATGGTCTCACTCCTTGGGACGGCGACAGTGATCGACGACGAGGAAGCCACGCGCGAGGCGACGCGAAAAATAAACCGGAAGTACGGGGCCGAAGAGGACGCGTGGTCCGAAAACGTCCTCGTCCGTATCGACGTGGGGACCGCGAGTTACCGCACCTACCTGAATCAAGGAGAGAGTCCCGACGTTTACGGCGGGCGTGAATCCGACACTCTACGGCACAACCCACGTTCGCCGCTTACTCCGGGGTATCCTCCCTGACTTTCTTCTCGCCTTCGAGGAGCAACCCCTTCCACGTCAATCCACTCAGAGAAGCGTCGCATCGCGCGGCAGCCACGTCTGCTCGGTTTGTTCGGCGACCGGACTCGGTTTAACGAGTTCAGGCTCGTCGCCTGCGTCCTCGAATCGGTCCGGGTTCGGTTCGACGCGTTCGAGTGCAGACGAGAACTCCGAGCCTCGTCTCCCAAACGCGGAGACGACACCACCTGTTCGTCTGTCTTCGAACGCGGTTGTTCGTGGGTCCGGAAACTCATCGCGGAGTATCGACGCTGTCGAGCGGATACTCTCGGCTGCTTGCTGCTGTGACAGTATACTCTCGTGGTAGTACGTTTCGGCGTACGTAGAGTCGGGTTCCTCAGCGAGATGTTCGGGTGACTCGTACCGGACAGCGTTACGCGTTGCGTGCGTACTCGCAAATCGGATATTTATGACACAGCAGTGCGGATAGCGGAGGATGACGGGAAAGAAGCTCATCTCCGAGACAGTGATCATCTGCTGCAATCGCCAGATTGCCTCGGACAGATAGGCGGCCATCGCCGCAAGGCCGTCGTCTCGTTCATCGGCGACGTACGCTCTCGCCAGCGTCTCGTATTCATCGCCCGCAAACCCTTCGAGCGACGTCCGATAGCTCTCACTGATCTGTTCTAGTTGTTGTTCGTATGCCTCGACGACCGACGACTGCGGGTCGTCAAGCATCTCAGCTTTCTGTGCCTGTGCAGCAGCCACGTTCGCCATGTTTCGGTGAAACGCCAGTTCGGCCTCCTCATCGGGGAGTGGAATCCGCAATGCACCTTCTTGGAGGACGTCGATGTCGGCGTCCGAGGAGGACTGTTGTTGATACACGTCTTCTCACTCTTCGTCTTGGACCTTCTTAGCCTCTCTGAACCAACCACCGAACTCGGAACCGGTTCATCGTCGAGTCCAACAGTTCGATTCAGCGGTCAGATGACCGCCATGAAGTATCCACTGCCGATGCCGGCAGTACTGAACAATGAAGAATCTGGGGAACGGTGGGGAGCAGGCGTCGAAGCGTCTCGGTTACAGGACGAACGTTCCTTCGGGGAGCAACTCCTCTTCGGTCCGCTTTGCCTCAGCTCCTTCCTGGACCAGTGTCGCTTCGGTCATGATGTCCTCGAAGCGGTCTACGTCCGGTTCGACGCGTTTGAGCATCGAGGAGAACTCCGATCCCTTCCGTCCTCCGGCACTCACGATACCGCCGGTTTTCCGCTCTTCGAACGGAACCTCGTCGGGGTCGGGGAACTCCTCCCGGATTATCTCTGCGAACGCCTCTAACTCTTCGGCGGCCTCTTTTTGCGAGTACAGGCATTCGCTGGTGTACAGTTCGTCGTGCGTGTCGTTTAGTTCCTCAACTAAATGCTCGGGCGACTCGTATCGAATCGACTCCGACGTGGTGTGCCCGGCCGCGAATCGAATGTTCACCGTGAAGCAGTCCGGATACCGGAGAATGATCGGGAAAAACAACATCTCCGAGACAGTGATTCGCTGTTGCATCCGCCAGAGCCCTTCGAGATAGTACGCCGCAATGGCTGCAAACGGATCATCCCGCTCGCCGCGAGCGTACGAGAGTGCGACCGATTCGTATTCGTCGCCCACGACGCGCTGGAGACGACTCCGGTAGCTCTCCGCGATTGCTTCGAGTTCACGTTCGTACGCCGTCAACAGTGAGACGTCCGGATCCGCGAGCATCTCTGCTTTCCGGTCTAGCCCATCCGCCACGCGCATCATATTCTGATGAAACTCGCGTTCGGCCTCCTTGTCGGGTAACGGCGTCCGAACTGCCCGTTCATGAAGGACGTCTATACTCCCATTGAATCGTTCCCTTTGATACCCCATCCGCGAACACATACTGTACTTCCGATATATTAAATGCTTACATGTTTACGCTCTCATGTGATCGTTCAGGACAGTTAAGCACGTGTCAGGGAGGATGAGTGTATGTCGTTACTTGACGGTGTTTTGAAGTTTCCCGATCCCTTCATACCAGATGGTTACGTCTTCGCCCGGTTCGACCAGTCCGGGGTTGGCGGGGCTCCCAAACGAGACGACGTCCCCCGGTTGGAACGTGTACCGTTCGGAGAGGAACGAGATGATCTCTCGCGGCGAGAACAGCATCAACTCGGTGTTCGACTCCTGACGTTGTTCGCCGCCGACGTGAGTCGTCATGTCGATGCCCTCGGGATCGAGGTCTGTCTCGATCCACGGGCCGAGGGGTGCCGATCCGTCGAACGCCTTTCGCGCTGTTCGTCCCGCTTGATCGAGTGCGTCGAGGTCGTTCAGAATGGTGTAGCCCCGCACGGCATCGTCAACCTCGTCGATAGCGAGGTCGGTACACCGTTCGTCGATCACGGCGGCGAGTTCGCCCGCGTAGGTGAGTTCCTCCGTCCACGCGGGATACTCGACCGGTTCGTCGGGCGGATGGACTGACACGGGCGGCTTGATGAACCAGTCCGGAACCTCAGGCGTCTCATACTCCATCTGTTCGAGGGTCGCGGCGAAGTTCCGGCCGACGCAATAACACGCCGACGGCTCGCACGGTGCAAGCAACTCGGCATCGTCGCCGACGATGTACGCGCCATCGTCCGTCTCAACCGTCCCATCGTCGTATTCACCCGTCAGTACCCCGTCGGCGGTCCGGATTCGTGCCAGTCGCATGTGCGAGCCGTTCACGGGGTACCGGACTATGGTTTTCGGTCGTTGTCGCCGGAGTCCGTCAGTGGTGACAGGCAACTTCTCGTGGCTGAATGCGCTCTCTGCCGTGCAGGCGATTGCGACGTTCAGCGATGGTGTGCTTACGTCGCTTCTGCCAGTTGCTGCCCCGACGGCCGCGCCGACGCCGGTTCCGCTGCGAGCGATTTCGGTCCTCGTCGGTCTGCTCGTCCTCGGGTTGAGTATCCGCCCGGCACGGAACATGCTCTCTTCCTCACAGGTGATGAACACGTCGTTCGACCCGTTCAGCCTTGTCAACACTTACGGCGCGTTCGGGTCCATTACGCGAGACCGGTACCAACTCGTCGTCGAAGGCACCCATGCGGAGTTTCCGACCGACGACGACTGGACGGCCTACGAGTTCGCGGGCCAGCCCGTACGAACGGGCGAACGGCCATCGCAGTGGGCACCGTACCACCTCCGATTGGACTGGCAACTCTGGTTCGCCGCGATGCGACCGCGGCCTGGCCCCCGTCAGCGATGGGTTATCCGCTTTCTCGAACGTCTGCTCGAAGGCGATACGGCTACGCTGTCACTGCTACGGCGGAACCCCTTTTCGGACGATCCGCCGGACCGTATCCGAGTGCTTCGCTATCGGTACCGGTTCACGACGCCCGCGGAGCGAGCCGAGACGGGGCAGTGGTGGGTCCGCGAACGCGTCGGCACGTACGTCCATCCCGTCTCGTTGTCCGACATTCGCTCCGGAAGCCGAACTGCGGTTCGAAGCCCGCTAGTCGGGGACTAAGACGGGGTGAGTGCGGAATATCGGAGTTACGACGGGTCGTCGGCTTTCGCCTCGTCTTCGCTCGTCGCCGCTTCCCGCGCCGGGGGGTGTTTCGAGAGCAGTTTCCCCCACAACGACCGGTTGTGCGCAACGTGGCGGTACCCCCACTCCCGAACGTCTCGATAGAGTCCGACGCTCCTGAGCGACCTGACGATAGGTCGAGCGCCTGATCCAAGGTCGGTTCGGAGCATCGCCTCTTCGATGGACGCACCGCACGAGTAGACGGCATCGTCGGTTACGAGGTGCGAACAGGACTCGTAGTCGGGCGGCAGTCGATCACGGAGCGATGGGTCGAGTGCAGAGAACCCGACGATTCGAAGGTCCGAGCGAGCTTCGAGGAAGTCGGCCCACCAGGTGCAGAACCCGCAGTCGTCGTCGTAGACGAGTACGGCGTCGGTCATACTATGCCAGATGGGCGCAAGACACATACCTTCCATGCCAATCTCTTGACTGACTGCGTGAGCGGTGACGTTTCCTCTCGGCAACGAATAGTTCGTGTATGGAGCAGTTCGTCAAGTTACTCGTGGCGGGCGGTGTGACGTTGGTCACCGGTCTCTGGACTGTGACGTTTCTCGATAGCGGGTCGCTTCTGTGGGCGTTCGGCGTCGTCCTCGTCGTCGCCGGCGTCGGCGGACTGGCGGGCGGAATCTGGCGAAATATCGAATACTGATAGGACGAGACTTGAGGCGGCTAGCGGGTCGTATCCGGTCGCTGCGCTGACAGTGCGTCGGTTGACGGTGTGTGGATGACGGGCGTGCGGCAGTTAGGGAATGTCCTCGAAGAGGTCCCGCTCCAGCGATTCGGTTCGGAACGACGCGAGTGATTGCCGCGTGGTGGCGATTGCAGTGGCGAGCATCCCGATGACGAATACGGCGACGAGCGGTGAGTGTGTGCCGTGGACAAGCGCGTTTATGCCCTGTGCGCTGGCGAGAACAACCGGTGCAACCGAAAGCGCTGCCGTCCGACCGGGACGTTCGCAGAACAGATTCCAGAGCGCAGCGAACGGCTTCGACATGCTTCGCTCATCTCTATTGGAGGTCCATAAAAAAGTCTTTCACCCGCTAGCTGCCGTGAATGCCGCAAAAACGAGACGGAACGGGCACTACGCCCGAGGCCCTTCCGTGGTCGCAGCACGAGCCTCCATCCGCGCTTCGTAGGCTTCGTAGCCCGACAGCACCGCCACGACGAGGCCGCTGATGACGCTACTCGCCATTACCGTCGTCGCCGCCCCGTACACGAACGGCGCTGCAATCATCCACACGCCGAGCAATCCTGCGAGACCGGAGGTCCACGTGTTGCCCATTCCAGTCTCACGAGTGCGGTATGCACCGTACCCTGCGAGGAGCGCAATCGCCGCACCGATGATGAGACTGTTCCAGAACTGTGCGCCTCCCATGCCAAACACGAACGCCGATGCGAACAGCCACGCACCGAACAGTGCGCTGATGCTATTGAACCACTGAGATGTGTCTACCATTCCGGTAGCACCTCCATATTATGCTAGGGGCTATCACGCAGATATATGTGGTGGTTACTCTCGGTGATGTCCTATCTTTCGCGACTACTGCCGAGAATCGTACTCTTGATAGATGATGTGTCCACACGATTTGCAGTGGGATGCATCGGGGTCATGATGAGAGAGCCCGCAGTTGGGACAGGTAACGTTGACTTTCTCTCTGTTCGTCCACTCTCGCACGATTTTCCCCGCCTGCCACGGGACGAGGATAATCGCAGCGAGGACGCTGGCGACGGTCACCCAGCGCCCCGCGCTCGTGACCGGGATAATATCACCGAATCCGACCGTCGTGAGCGTGATTACCATGTAGTAGAAGGCGTCTCCGAAGTTGTTCACATCGGGGTTCGTTTGGAACTCGGCGCTGTAGAACAGCCCCGCCGAAACGAAGAAGACGACTAACACGGTCAATAGCAGTTTCATGACCCGAAGCGTCTCCACCGAGACCGTGCCGAAGAAGAACTCCTCGTCTCGCGTGAACCGGTAGAACCGAAGGACGCGGACGACTCGAGCGACCCGCAAGAAGCCCACGGTCAGCACCACCGCGGGAACGGGAAGCAGAAACACCGAAATCGTTGGGAGGATCGACAACAGATCAACGACCGTATAGGGGTTCGTGAACTCTTGGAGACGGTTCCGCGAGCCGTACAACCGGAGGACGTATTCGACGACAAAGACGGAGGCGATAGCCACTTCGGCGCGCCACAACCACGCGTCGGTCGCGGACGAAACGGGATACGTCTGTGCGACGAAGACGCCGACGAAGACTAGATTCAGTGCCAACAGCGTCACGTCGATAGCTTTCCCGACTGCCGTCCGGTGGTCCAACAGATAGAACCGAACCTGCTCGCGGAAGTCGTCCGTCCCAGACGGCGCGTGACTGCCCATACTCGTATCGGACGGCGGACGATACTGAATCTTACCGGCTTCAGTTCGTTACGGTGACTCGTCTCGGGAACTGTGTTCTCTGAGTCGCTGATTCGGCAACAAGGAGTGGACGAGAAAAATTATAAGAATACTAGCAAGTACCTGCACGAACTGATCCAAGAAGCCCGGGCGACCAGGGCGGAAGGTTTCCTTGCGCCCCAGAGCAGCGACCAGGAAGTCCAGCGACTCAAGAAGAAAATCGAGAAGTTGGAGGACCGACTGGCGGTGGCGAAACAGCAGCGCAGGGACTCAGTGACGATTCGGACGATCAAGCGATTCAGGCTGATTCGCCGGGACACGGACCTGGACGACCTATTCGTGGGTATCCGCGACGACCGCTTGACGAAGACGGTGATTCAGTGTGCCGTACGTGAAGCGGCAGTCAAGGAGAGCATCCTGGAGGACAGCGAAGACCGATTCCACAAGAAGTTCACGCCACACACCGTCGGGACTGTGTTCACGACGCTGATGCGGAACCAGGGGAGAAGCAGCACATCCTCCAGTACATCCGTGAGGATGCGGAGAACGAGACGATAGACTTCTACACGCGGGTCGATAGAGCTGGAGTTAGGGAGGAGTATCTGGACTGCATCAAGTCGCTCGGACTATAGTAGGCTTGCACGGTACTGAACCACCAGAAACACATCTGATTCGGTAACTCCAATTCAAGGTGGTTATCCGAGCCAAACCTGATCACACACATATAAGATAAACTACATATCTTCGGGAGACAAATGTTCGGGTGTAGTGATGAACATCACTGATAACCGAAGCCGAACGAACGGCTCGTCCAAGGTGTCGAACTGATGGTGGTCGAAACGTCCCCTGCTGCCGAACTCTTTCTCATCGGTCGAGTGTTGCTCGGTGGTGTCCTTGCGTATCTGGGTGTCAGTAACATGCTTGATGCCGAGAACAAAATCGAGTACGCTCGGTCGACGGGCATTCCCTTCGCTGGTCTCGCCGTCCCAGTGTCGTTCGTACTACTGATCCTCGGCGGACTTGGGATCCTCCTCGGCGTGTACCCGATGATCGCGAGCGTCGGAGTCATTGCATTTTTCGCCGGCGTCACGCCCGCGATGCACGCATTCTGGCGGATCGATGACCCAGACGAGCGAAGCCAAGAGAAAACGCAATTCCTAGTCAACTTTGCGTTGCTGGGGAGTGCTCTGATCGTACTCGTCATCGGTAGCGCAACGTGGCCGTACGCCCCGTAACCCACGTCAGAACCACCCTACTCCACCCATCATACGATGACCACAGACGATTCAACTGAGGCATTCGCTGGATTGTTCGCAGACTCCGACGCTGAGCCGGAGTTCCTGACGAAACTTCGGGCTCACGACCCAGACTTCGCAGATCACGTCGCTGCAATCGCACGAAACGCTGGAACAGATGACGCGCTGTCCGCACAGACGAAGACACTCATCACGCTCGCACTCGATGCCGCCGATGGCAATACGAACGGCGTGAAGGATCTCGCTGCTGTTGCCCGTTCACAGGGCGTTTCCGAGCAGGAACTCGCCGAGACGGTGAAGGTAATCGCCAATCAAGGAGGCCTCGGGAAACTCGCAGTCGCTGCCCACGCTCTCACGGAGTAACTCACACGTCATGCGTTTCTGTGGCATTCTTCGCCATTCTCGCCCACCCACTCTGCATTCCATTCGTCGATTGCGTCGAACACTGGCTTGAGTGCTGCACCCTTCTCAGTCAGGCTGTAGTGGGTCTCGACGGGCGGCCCTTCCTCGACACGGCGGTCGACGATTGCGTCTTCCTCGAGTGATTCAAGCACCCGCGAGAGTGTGTACGAACTCGCGCCAGAGGCTCGTTTCAGCTCGTTAAATCGGTGGTCGCCATCGAACAGGTTGTAGAGAATCCGAAGCCGCCACTTGGTGCCGAACTGATCCAGTGACTGGACGCCTGCACACGCGTTCGGCGTGAGTTCCCGAACCTCTCGTAGGTTGTCATCGATCTTCTCGTCGGGCGCTGGAACCATACCAGCAATACGGGAACCCAATAATGTAAGAATTTGTCTTGAAAAGACGTGACACGCTCACCTAAGATACGGCGGGTTTTTCTGGACGAACTGAATCTTATTCTGTCCGACTATGGGGGGCCGTGAAGTCAATATCCGGGCCGACTGGCACGAATCCGGTCGGGTTGATATCCGTATGACTCCGGTAGTAGTGCTTCTTGATGTGGTCGAGAGTAACCGTCTCTGAGACGCCGTCGTGTTGGTAAATGTCGCGCGTGTACCCCCAAAGGTTGGGATAGTCGACGAGTCGTCGGATGTTACATTTGAAGTGCGTGTAGTAGACGGGGTCGAATCGGACCAGCGCGGGGAACAGTCGGAGATCGGCGATGGTGAGCGAGTCCCCGACGAGGAAGCGCTGGTCACCGAGCACGCCCTCCCAATGGTTGAGGGCGTCGAACATGGTCTCGACTGCTCTCTCGTAGGTGTCCTGCGACTCCGCGAAGCCGGCGGTATACGCGCCTTGGAGGATCGGTTCGTGCAGCTTTTCGACGACCGCGTCGATGCGGTCACGCTTGCCCGCCGGATAGAGGTCGTACTCGTCGCTGTGGTCAGCGAACGCCGTCGCGAGCATCTGCATGATCTCGATGGACTCGTTGTTGACGATCGTCCCGTTCTCACGATCCCAGAGGACTGGCGTGGTGACGCCGCCAGAATACTCCGGATCGGCTGCTGTGTAGACTTCGTGGAGGAAGTCCGAATCGTGGATGGAATCCGGCGTACAGCCGGGTTTGTCAGGGGTGAACTGCCAGCCACCGGCCCCACGGTAGGGGTCGACGATGTCCAGTGAGATGACGTCCTCAAGCCCGAGCAGTTTCCGGACGAGGGCAGCTCCGTGTGCCCATGGACAGGCGCGGGCGATGTACAGGTGATAGCGCCCCGACTCCGGGGGATATCGAGAGTCCGGGGAGATCCGCTCCCGGAACCCATCGTCACTTCGATTCTGGTCGTTCTCGGTCAATTCGTCAGTCGTCTTCCAGTGGCCGTCGATGAGGCGTCCCATATATGCTGAACTGTAGTTGGTGGTCGTGTGCGTGCGTCGATTAGGCTGTCTCCGCGACGGGCTCTTTGAGTTCGAGAAGATAGCCGAACGGATCTCGAACGTAGATTGCTGGGGCTTCACCAGTCGCACCGTAGGGCGTCCCTTCTCGCTCGATAATGACGCCCGCGTCCTCGAGTTCCTGCTTGACGTCTTTGATATCCTCGTCCAGGATGATTGCGAGGTGATCGAAGTTCTCCCGTTCGGGGTGGACGAACTCGTCGGTCGGTCTGATGTGGATGATCGTGTCTTCTGTGAGCCGGAAGTGGAAAATCGGTGTCTCACCCGCTTCGTACTCGTCGAACCCTTCGAGCGGGAACCCGAGGTGGCCTTGATAGAATTCGATTGCGTGCTCGATCTCGTCCTCCGGAATTCGGAGGTGAACGTGGTCAATTTGTAGTGCGTTCATCTTTCGTATTAGATATAGAAGGTCTGTCAAATATAGTTCAGGCAATCCGGGTCTGATTAGGTCACACTCGGCTAACCACCCCGGAACGAGAGGAGCGAAACGGTTCCGCAGGCGGCAAATGGCGAAAACGCCTACAGTATCTGTAATTCCCAGTACATCCATAAATGAATCCACTCTCCTTGGAGAGCACAGAGCGCGGATGTTATCTCGTCATCTCGGTCCGTGTATGGAAATATGGCCGAATGGTCGCAGTCGAGACAGACGCGTGAGAACAATTGTGCGACACCATCGATCGATAATAATCATTCAGGCCTCCCTCGGCTCACTGAAATCCTATGAAAATCAACCACCGGACGACTATATAGTCAAGATGCTACACAACTCCCTGAAATTGGATTTCTTGGGTTTATTTGGTCTGAAACGGGACCAGAATGGTCGGCCTCGGCACTCGAACCAGTAACTATCACCGACTACCGTCCCCCGTGGGGGTGGAAGCGGATGACCGCTACACCCAGACAGGAGTGAAATCACACCGAGCGGGAGGGCTTTAATCAGAGACCGCCTATCCATACGAAAAAATGTGAAATGAGTGTCATAACGTTGTTGGTAGCCTGCATCGCATCGCAGACACACTCTTGTGGGGGTCGTCAGCTTCTGACGGAGATGAATCTGACGTCAGAAAGCTTCTCGTCCGGCAGGCACCCAACGTGCTTGAGTGAGGGGATACGGAACCGGTGAATCCATGCCTAAGACCTCAATCAAGCGGCAGTTTCCGTGAACTCGATACGGTCCTCATAGACGGTTATATCCAGACCCACAGCACCATCCGGTTGGCCTTGGTTGCCCGGTACATCCCACACATACTCGTCAGAATTGTCATCTTTCAGCTCCACAGATATGAGATGTTCCCCAGGCTCCTCAATGACCCCTTCAATAGTAGTGACCCGGTTGGCAAGCTCTTCGTCATAATCGACAGAAACCGACTCGGAATAGACCTCTGCATCTGATGCGACGTTCGTAATGGTTAGTTGGACTGTGATTGGGCTCGTCGTTTGATTCACCAGTAAAACCGTCGGAGTTCTGGAATTATTAGATAGACATCCAGCAAGAACAGGGATGGAAAGAGCACCAATCACATGAATCACACGCCGCCTCCGAATTTTATCACGTCTTCCCATAGGTAAAAATGTGTGGGGAATTATATATACCTTTTGTCAAAACAGGTCTGAATGATTGTCCATATAGTCTCGAATAGGCGTGATGTCACAATCCGAGAATCGGTTTTTTCGAGTCCTGAAGGTATGGTCATTCCCGTTACAGGTCGTGGAACTGGGGTTACCCATTACAGTAAACTCTGCGACGCCCCAGTTTTCGTGATCGGAGTGTCTTGCAGAGTACATGTGTCCCATCTCATGAGTG
It contains:
- a CDS encoding fumarylacetoacetate hydrolase family protein: MRLARIRTADGVLTGEYDDGTVETDDGAYIVGDDAELLAPCEPSACYCVGRNFAATLEQMEYETPEVPDWFIKPPVSVHPPDEPVEYPAWTEELTYAGELAAVIDERCTDLAIDEVDDAVRGYTILNDLDALDQAGRTARKAFDGSAPLGPWIETDLDPEGIDMTTHVGGEQRQESNTELMLFSPREIISFLSERYTFQPGDVVSFGSPANPGLVEPGEDVTIWYEGIGKLQNTVK
- a CDS encoding lipase maturation factor family protein; this translates as MTGNFSWLNALSAVQAIATFSDGVLTSLLPVAAPTAAPTPVPLRAISVLVGLLVLGLSIRPARNMLSSSQVMNTSFDPFSLVNTYGAFGSITRDRYQLVVEGTHAEFPTDDDWTAYEFAGQPVRTGERPSQWAPYHLRLDWQLWFAAMRPRPGPRQRWVIRFLERLLEGDTATLSLLRRNPFSDDPPDRIRVLRYRYRFTTPAERAETGQWWVRERVGTYVHPVSLSDIRSGSRTAVRSPLVGD
- a CDS encoding DCC1-like thiol-disulfide oxidoreductase family protein gives rise to the protein MTDAVLVYDDDCGFCTWWADFLEARSDLRIVGFSALDPSLRDRLPPDYESCSHLVTDDAVYSCGASIEEAMLRTDLGSGARPIVRSLRSVGLYRDVREWGYRHVAHNRSLWGKLLSKHPPAREAATSEDEAKADDPS
- a CDS encoding SPW repeat domain-containing protein, whose product is MVDTSQWFNSISALFGAWLFASAFVFGMGGAQFWNSLIIGAAIALLAGYGAYRTRETGMGNTWTSGLAGLLGVWMIAAPFVYGAATTVMASSVISGLVVAVLSGYEAYEARMEARAATTEGPRA
- a CDS encoding ion transporter, whose product is MGSHAPSGTDDFREQVRFYLLDHRTAVGKAIDVTLLALNLVFVGVFVAQTYPVSSATDAWLWRAEVAIASVFVVEYVLRLYGSRNRLQEFTNPYTVVDLLSILPTISVFLLPVPAVVLTVGFLRVARVVRVLRFYRFTRDEEFFFGTVSVETLRVMKLLLTVLVVFFVSAGLFYSAEFQTNPDVNNFGDAFYYMVITLTTVGFGDIIPVTSAGRWVTVASVLAAIILVPWQAGKIVREWTNREKVNVTCPNCGLSHHDPDASHCKSCGHIIYQEYDSRQ
- a CDS encoding DoxX family membrane protein; protein product: MVVETSPAAELFLIGRVLLGGVLAYLGVSNMLDAENKIEYARSTGIPFAGLAVPVSFVLLILGGLGILLGVYPMIASVGVIAFFAGVTPAMHAFWRIDDPDERSQEKTQFLVNFALLGSALIVLVIGSATWPYAP
- a CDS encoding carboxymuconolactone decarboxylase family protein, with product MTTDDSTEAFAGLFADSDAEPEFLTKLRAHDPDFADHVAAIARNAGTDDALSAQTKTLITLALDAADGNTNGVKDLAAVARSQGVSEQELAETVKVIANQGGLGKLAVAAHALTE
- a CDS encoding winged helix-turn-helix transcriptional regulator, which codes for MVPAPDEKIDDNLREVRELTPNACAGVQSLDQFGTKWRLRILYNLFDGDHRFNELKRASGASSYTLSRVLESLEEDAIVDRRVEEGPPVETHYSLTEKGAALKPVFDAIDEWNAEWVGENGEECHRNA
- a CDS encoding glutathione S-transferase family protein — translated: MGRLIDGHWKTTDELTENDQNRSDDGFRERISPDSRYPPESGRYHLYIARACPWAHGAALVRKLLGLEDVISLDIVDPYRGAGGWQFTPDKPGCTPDSIHDSDFLHEVYTAADPEYSGGVTTPVLWDRENGTIVNNESIEIMQMLATAFADHSDEYDLYPAGKRDRIDAVVEKLHEPILQGAYTAGFAESQDTYERAVETMFDALNHWEGVLGDQRFLVGDSLTIADLRLFPALVRFDPVYYTHFKCNIRRLVDYPNLWGYTRDIYQHDGVSETVTLDHIKKHYYRSHTDINPTGFVPVGPDIDFTAPHSRTE
- a CDS encoding VOC family protein: MNALQIDHVHLRIPEDEIEHAIEFYQGHLGFPLEGFDEYEAGETPIFHFRLTEDTIIHIRPTDEFVHPERENFDHLAIILDEDIKDVKQELEDAGVIIEREGTPYGATGEAPAIYVRDPFGYLLELKEPVAETA